In Natrinema versiforme, the following are encoded in one genomic region:
- a CDS encoding MMPL family transporter, with translation MSWLDTVSETITDYSRPVIAVMLVLTLVVGAGAGMVDQSSNLDAFQSDSEEAQKLEYIEGNFSTGQENTSAAQVILRGENVLTQESMVENLRLQQSFRENGTIERTLVDEQPTVGVANLVAISSLTGEQQRELEATAAEFEELNATVQDERTAVERRSAELNATQQELRAALETLQEDPSASPRVQFEAVDENSSVDLGETQYATFNESTRLLRNAENESGIEAAYQRGTQGVLADEYEALDQRSTDLESQAERLAELGAQLEAQRAGLENASTATLQEQIDALESMNATEYERARSSVLSENSSGEMSGLSFMPTSYDPGSTSANATMLLVTHQTDGGGGQGGTVSDAVVDAQLAMQSIANEDVEGDGSAAIVFGGGIMGEEIENSMGDSIAIVGPLALLFVVVALLVAYRDLLDIFLGLVGIGAVLLWTFGFMGWAGIDFNQMFIAVPVLLIGLSIDYAIHIFMRHREQRQAGGAYGADDTRGSMRVALAGVGVALVLVTATTAIGFLSNLTSPIPPIQEFGIVSAVGIAAALLVFGVLIPALKVELDELLESRGIDRKKRAFGTGGGRFSQLLSIGSTAARRMPLAIILVAVLVSAGGAYGATQVDTSFNQEDFIAEDPPEWTSNLPGPMEPGDYSMKENLEFVNQNFAREDSQAQILVAGNVTDPETLQRLSEAEREAAESDVAITLSSGEADIQSPLGTMRQVAAENESFNATFTAADTDGDRVPDRNVEQVYDDLFATAPDEARSVIHRVDGGEGSDGSTVDDSSTGGDYEAVRMVVSTSGTASMSDVTSEMRAIADGIDGNGLEATATGQTITFDIVQGQLMDTVIESLLITLVAVFAFLMVAYRITKGSATLGAVTLLPVVFSVSWILGTMYLLEIPFNVMTGMITSLTVGLGVAYSIHMSERYSLELERTGSVWEAMSRTTTGTGGALLGSAATTVGGFGVLVFAILPPLQQFGIITGLTIVYAFLASVLVLPSLLVVWTKYLGPDVSFDAASAGSTATTASDGGRPEDRRTED, from the coding sequence ATGAGCTGGCTCGACACGGTTTCCGAGACGATCACGGACTACAGTCGGCCCGTGATCGCCGTCATGCTCGTTCTCACGCTCGTCGTTGGCGCGGGCGCTGGGATGGTCGACCAGTCCTCAAATCTCGATGCGTTCCAGAGCGACAGCGAGGAAGCGCAGAAACTGGAGTACATCGAGGGGAACTTCTCGACCGGCCAAGAGAACACGTCGGCAGCACAAGTGATACTCAGGGGTGAGAACGTGCTCACCCAGGAGTCGATGGTCGAGAACCTCCGATTGCAACAGTCGTTCCGCGAGAACGGGACGATCGAGCGGACACTCGTCGACGAACAGCCGACGGTCGGCGTGGCGAATCTCGTCGCGATCTCCTCTCTCACCGGCGAACAGCAGCGGGAACTGGAGGCGACGGCAGCGGAGTTCGAGGAGTTGAACGCGACTGTACAGGACGAACGCACTGCGGTGGAACGGCGGAGTGCGGAACTGAACGCCACCCAGCAGGAACTCCGTGCGGCGCTCGAGACGCTTCAGGAGGACCCGTCGGCATCGCCACGTGTGCAGTTCGAGGCAGTCGACGAGAACTCGTCAGTCGACCTCGGCGAGACACAGTATGCGACGTTCAACGAATCGACGCGACTGCTTAGAAACGCCGAAAACGAGTCAGGGATCGAAGCGGCCTATCAGCGCGGCACTCAAGGCGTTCTCGCCGACGAGTACGAGGCCCTCGACCAGCGCAGTACGGACCTCGAGTCACAGGCCGAGCGGCTAGCGGAACTCGGCGCGCAACTGGAAGCGCAACGGGCTGGCCTAGAGAACGCCTCGACAGCCACGCTGCAGGAACAGATCGACGCGCTCGAGTCGATGAACGCGACGGAGTACGAACGGGCACGCAGTAGCGTACTGAGTGAGAACTCGTCCGGCGAGATGAGCGGACTGTCGTTCATGCCGACGAGCTACGATCCGGGGTCGACGAGCGCGAACGCGACGATGCTGCTGGTCACTCATCAGACCGACGGTGGTGGCGGCCAAGGGGGAACGGTATCCGACGCAGTCGTCGACGCGCAACTGGCCATGCAGTCCATCGCGAACGAGGACGTCGAGGGAGACGGATCGGCGGCCATCGTCTTCGGCGGCGGGATCATGGGCGAAGAGATCGAGAATTCGATGGGCGACAGCATCGCGATCGTCGGCCCGCTCGCGTTGTTGTTCGTCGTCGTCGCGCTGCTGGTCGCGTACCGCGATCTGCTCGATATCTTCCTCGGCCTCGTCGGTATCGGCGCAGTCCTCCTCTGGACGTTCGGGTTCATGGGCTGGGCGGGTATCGACTTCAACCAGATGTTCATCGCGGTGCCCGTCCTGCTGATCGGGCTCTCGATCGACTACGCGATCCACATCTTCATGCGCCACCGCGAACAGCGCCAAGCGGGCGGTGCGTACGGTGCAGACGACACTCGCGGATCGATGCGGGTGGCCCTGGCCGGCGTCGGCGTGGCGCTCGTGCTGGTGACCGCAACGACGGCCATCGGCTTCCTCTCGAATCTCACGAGTCCGATCCCGCCGATACAGGAGTTCGGCATCGTGAGTGCGGTCGGTATTGCGGCCGCCCTGCTCGTCTTCGGCGTCCTGATCCCGGCGCTCAAAGTCGAACTCGATGAACTCCTCGAGTCTCGCGGCATCGATCGGAAAAAGCGCGCGTTCGGGACGGGTGGCGGCCGATTCAGCCAACTCCTGTCTATCGGCTCGACGGCGGCTCGACGGATGCCACTCGCCATCATCCTCGTCGCAGTTCTCGTGAGCGCGGGCGGTGCGTACGGCGCGACACAGGTCGACACCAGCTTCAACCAGGAGGACTTCATCGCAGAGGATCCGCCGGAGTGGACGAGCAACCTCCCCGGCCCGATGGAGCCGGGCGACTACTCGATGAAGGAGAACCTCGAGTTCGTCAACCAGAACTTCGCCCGAGAGGACTCCCAAGCCCAGATCCTCGTCGCGGGGAACGTAACTGATCCCGAGACGTTACAGCGACTCTCCGAGGCCGAACGCGAGGCCGCCGAGAGCGACGTCGCGATCACTCTCTCGAGCGGCGAGGCCGACATCCAGAGCCCCCTCGGGACGATGCGACAGGTCGCCGCCGAGAACGAGTCGTTCAACGCGACGTTCACCGCGGCCGATACCGACGGCGACAGAGTGCCCGATCGGAACGTCGAGCAGGTGTACGACGACCTGTTCGCCACTGCCCCCGACGAAGCGCGGAGCGTCATCCATCGGGTCGACGGCGGTGAGGGCTCCGACGGATCCACGGTGGACGACTCGTCCACCGGTGGCGACTACGAGGCCGTTCGAATGGTCGTCTCGACGAGCGGCACTGCGTCCATGAGCGATGTCACGAGCGAGATGCGAGCCATCGCGGACGGGATCGACGGGAACGGCCTCGAGGCCACCGCGACCGGACAGACGATCACGTTCGATATCGTGCAAGGCCAGCTGATGGATACGGTCATCGAGAGCCTGCTGATTACCCTCGTGGCCGTCTTCGCCTTCCTGATGGTCGCCTACCGGATCACGAAGGGGAGCGCGACCCTCGGCGCGGTGACGCTGCTCCCGGTCGTGTTCAGCGTCTCGTGGATTCTCGGGACGATGTATCTGCTCGAGATTCCGTTCAACGTCATGACGGGGATGATCACGAGCCTCACCGTCGGACTCGGCGTCGCCTACAGCATCCACATGAGCGAACGGTACAGTCTGGAGCTGGAACGGACGGGATCGGTCTGGGAAGCGATGTCCCGAACGACCACGGGAACCGGCGGCGCACTGCTTGGCAGTGCCGCCACGACCGTCGGCGGCTTCGGCGTTCTCGTCTTCGCCATCCTCCCGCCGCTCCAGCAGTTCGGGATCATCACCGGGCTGACGATCGTCTACGCGTTCCTCGCCAGCGTACTCGTCCTCCCGAGTCTGCTCGTCGTCTGGACGAAGTATCTCGGGCCGGACGTCTCCTTCGACGCAGCGAGTGCCGGTTCGACCGCCACGACGGCCAGTGATGGCGGCCGGCCGGAGGACCGAAGAACGGAGGACTGA
- a CDS encoding TetR/AcrR family transcriptional regulator: MTQLPPFLEDPGGTRGAIMSATYVALCKHGYSDLTIQRIGDEFSKSKSLLYHHYDSKDDLLLDFLEFMLNQVEEQIPVYGDGDVDDHIEEIVDQTFGFGDTATPTEFTQAIVELRSQATHNDDYREYFTRSDRFIRKHIAHTIRSGIEQGEFQEVDPQQTAALFQSVFLGTMVFRVTNDEEKVLEDSRDAFERYIREYLLVEE; this comes from the coding sequence ATGACACAACTCCCACCGTTCCTCGAGGATCCGGGCGGAACTCGCGGCGCCATCATGAGCGCGACGTACGTGGCGCTCTGTAAACACGGGTACAGCGATCTCACGATCCAGCGGATCGGCGACGAGTTCTCGAAGAGCAAGTCGCTGCTGTACCACCACTACGACAGCAAGGACGATCTCCTCCTCGATTTCCTCGAGTTCATGTTGAATCAGGTCGAGGAACAGATTCCCGTGTATGGGGACGGGGACGTGGACGATCACATCGAGGAAATCGTCGACCAAACGTTCGGCTTCGGCGACACCGCAACCCCAACCGAGTTCACGCAAGCGATCGTCGAACTTCGATCGCAGGCGACCCACAACGACGATTACCGGGAGTATTTCACCCGAAGCGACCGGTTCATTCGAAAACACATCGCACATACGATCCGATCGGGGATCGAACAGGGCGAGTTTCAGGAGGTCGACCCCCAGCAAACGGCAGCGCTCTTCCAGAGCGTCTTCCTCGGAACGATGGTGTTTCGCGTTACCAACGACGAGGAGAAGGTACTCGAAGACAGCCGTGATGCGTTCGAGCGCTACATTCGGGAGTATCTCCTCGTCGAAGAGTAA
- a CDS encoding ATP-binding protein, translating to MPDFVNRTEELSRLHELYDSANAELAVIFGRRRLGKTALVKESLEGDDDAIIYQAKQKTSALQLRQFIDAAAESYPGVTRIREDWEEILGYLAEQDAIIVLDEFPYLVEQDGSLPSVLQAMFDHDLDDSSATFVLVGSSISMMEEAALLGNSPLYGRSSLKLDIRQLPFDAAMEFFDDSYTADKQVLTWGVFGGVPYYLEEVSPNATLAENVQSTILTRHGTLHDEPDYVLRMELTEPTRYFSILEAIAGGSTSRNEIAGTTGIDYNQLSKYLNRLSRLRLVDQHVPITEQKERSKRSRYRIRDPFFRFWFHFVYGTGEQYDELGADAYEALIEPELADFVSQSFEELCCSALRTFYPEYTITETGQWWYGEHEVDVVGLTSEGTLIAGECKFQQSPLGYDALSKLERHVDELRWSPQGGNERAETYALFSRSGFKPSVEEAAAERADLRLFTVTDIVDALDA from the coding sequence ATGCCGGATTTCGTGAATCGAACGGAAGAACTCTCACGCCTCCACGAACTCTACGATTCGGCGAACGCCGAACTCGCAGTGATTTTCGGTCGCCGTCGCCTCGGGAAAACGGCGCTCGTCAAGGAATCGCTCGAGGGCGACGACGACGCCATCATCTATCAGGCGAAGCAGAAAACGAGCGCCCTCCAACTCCGACAGTTCATCGACGCAGCCGCGGAATCGTACCCCGGAGTGACGCGCATTCGGGAAGACTGGGAGGAAATTCTCGGATATCTCGCCGAACAGGACGCCATCATCGTCCTCGACGAGTTCCCCTACCTCGTCGAACAGGACGGCAGCCTTCCGTCCGTGCTGCAGGCGATGTTCGATCACGACCTCGACGACTCGTCCGCGACGTTCGTACTCGTCGGTTCGTCGATCAGTATGATGGAAGAGGCAGCCCTACTCGGGAACAGTCCGCTCTACGGGCGATCGTCGCTGAAACTCGATATCAGGCAGCTTCCGTTCGACGCCGCGATGGAGTTTTTCGACGACTCGTACACTGCGGACAAGCAAGTGCTTACGTGGGGCGTTTTCGGTGGCGTTCCGTACTACCTCGAAGAGGTGTCACCGAACGCGACGCTGGCGGAAAACGTTCAGTCGACGATCCTCACCCGACACGGGACGCTCCACGACGAGCCGGACTACGTCCTTCGAATGGAACTAACGGAACCGACACGGTACTTTTCGATTCTGGAGGCGATCGCCGGCGGAAGCACCAGCCGAAACGAGATTGCCGGGACGACAGGAATCGACTACAACCAGCTCTCGAAGTACCTCAACCGTCTCTCCCGACTCCGCCTCGTCGACCAGCACGTGCCGATCACCGAGCAGAAAGAGCGCAGCAAGCGTAGCCGCTACCGCATCCGCGATCCGTTTTTCCGGTTCTGGTTCCACTTCGTCTACGGCACCGGCGAACAGTACGACGAGCTTGGCGCGGACGCCTACGAAGCGCTCATCGAACCGGAACTGGCCGACTTCGTGAGCCAGTCGTTCGAAGAACTCTGTTGTTCGGCACTTCGAACGTTCTATCCGGAGTATACGATCACGGAGACAGGACAGTGGTGGTACGGCGAGCACGAGGTCGACGTCGTCGGCCTCACGTCCGAGGGGACGCTGATCGCCGGTGAGTGTAAATTCCAGCAATCACCGCTCGGGTACGACGCGCTCTCGAAACTCGAACGGCACGTCGACGAGCTTCGATGGTCACCCCAAGGCGGGAACGAGCGGGCCGAGACGTACGCGCTCTTCTCGCGGAGCGGATTCAAACCGTCGGTGGAAGAAGCCGCCGCAGAGCGGGCCGATCTCCGATTGTTCACCGTTACCGACATCGTCGACGCACTCGATGCGTAG